One segment of Chiloscyllium plagiosum isolate BGI_BamShark_2017 chromosome 5, ASM401019v2, whole genome shotgun sequence DNA contains the following:
- the LOC122549706 gene encoding heterogeneous nuclear ribonucleoproteins A2/B1-like isoform X2: MENRDKEQYRKLFIGGLSFNTTEENLRSHFEQWGKLTDCVVMRDPQSKRSRGFGFVTFSTAEEVDDAMAARPHKIDGRVVEPKRAVAREESGKPGAHLTVKKLFVGGIKDDTDEHHLRAYFKNYGKIESIEVITDRQSGKKRGFAFVSFDDHDPVDKVVLQKYHYVNGHNAEVRKALSRQEILEAQSNRSGRGGGGFRGDPRGSGNFPMGRGGNFGGGPNGFGGGRGFGDGPGFNGFGGGGGNFGGPGFGGPGFGGGFGNHGGGYDGGGNYGGNYGGGFGGRNRY, translated from the exons ATGGAG aatAGGGATAAGGAGCAGTATCGCAAGCTGTTTATAGGCGGTCTCAGCTTTAACACAACTGAAGAAAATTTGAGAAGCCATTTTGAGCAATGGGGAAAGCTCACAGATTGTGTG GTCATGAGGGATCCTCAGTCCAAGCGATCAAGAGGGTTTGGATTTGTGACATTCTCTACAGCTGAAGAAGTTGATGATGCAATGGCTGCTCGGCCTCATAAAATCGATGGTCGTGTTGTGGAGCCTAAACGAGCAGTTGCAAGAGAA GAATCTGGGAAACCAGGAGCACACCTGACTGTGAAGAAACTATTTGTTGGTGGAATAAAAGATGACACTGATGAACATCACCTCAGAGCATACTTTAAGAACTATGGAAAAATTGAAAGCATTGAAGTAATAACAGACCGCCAAAGTGGGAAGAAGAGAGGTTTTGCGTTTGTATCTTTTGATGACCATGATCCAGTGGACAAAGTAGTCC TTCAAAAATATCATTACGTTAATGGACATAATGCAGAAGTAAGAAAAGCTTTGTCCCGTCAAGAAATATTGGAGGCACAAAGTAACAGGTCAGGACGAGGAG GTGGTGGCTTTAGAGGTGACCCTCGTGGAAGTGGCAATTTTCCTATGGGGCGTGGAGGTAACTTCGGAGGTGGCCCAA ATGGATTTGGTGGTGGCCGTGGTTTTGGCGATGGCCCTGGTTTCAATGGCTTTGGTGGAGgag GTGGTAACTTTGGAGGACCGGGGTTTGGAGGTCCAGGATTCGGTGGAGGATTTGGTAACCATGGTGGTGGCTATGATGGCGGTGGAAATTATGGTG